One window from the genome of Eleginops maclovinus isolate JMC-PN-2008 ecotype Puerto Natales chromosome 15, JC_Emac_rtc_rv5, whole genome shotgun sequence encodes:
- the nkx2.4b gene encoding NK2 homeobox 4b: MSFSPKHSTSTPFSVSDILSPMEDSYRRFGGMEAAAGSLAYRQPQVSQPAAAVGPGGPYHHHHHVPPGVPQFSGAVGGFCSGGIGTVGDLPSYQDTVRGGGTAWYSNPEPRYQTISRFMNPSGGMNMSGMVSSLSGMDPCAKSMVTMHAAPRRKRRVLFSQAQVYELERRFKQQKYLSAPEREHLAGLIHLSPNQVKIWFQNHRYKLKRQTKDKTTQDGGGSTAGGLCATTHRSSSVSPVLSKNGKSCRDESSHTGNRQVEVLNGNPPQQQQQQQQQQQQQQHGNPLSSAEELEELSQTPPLGLHAQINMTQTDAALIEYTNSMMGSNLLYGRTW, from the exons ATGTCCTTCAGCCCCAAACACTCCACCTCCACCCCATTCTCAGTCAGCGACATTTTGAGCCCCATGGAGGACAGCTACCGGAGGTTCGGAGGGATGGAAGCCGCGGCCGGGAGCCTCGCTTACCGGCAGCCTCAAGTCTCCCAGCCCG cagcagcagtgggacCCGGGGGGCCctaccaccaccatcaccacgTCCCGCCCGGAGTGCCGCAGTTCTCCGGGGCGGTCGGAGGCTTCTGTAGCGGCGGCATCGGCACCGTGGGAGACCTGCCGTCCTACCAGGATACGGTGCGGGGTGGGGGGACAGCCTGGTACAGCAACCCCGAGCCCCGATACCAGACAA TCTCCAGATTCATGAACCCCTCCGGCGGCATGAACATGTCCGGGATGGTGAGCAGCTTGTCCGGCATGGATCCCTGCGCCAAGTCCATGGTGACCATGCACGCGGCTCCGCGGAGGAAGCGGCGCGTGCTCTTCTCGCAGGCGCAGGTGTACGAGCTCGAGCGGCGCTTCAAGCAGCAGAAGTACCTGTCCGCGCCGGAGCGGGAACACCTGGCCGGACTCATCCACCTCAGCCCGAACCAGGTCAAGATCTGGTTCCAGAACCACCGGTACAAGCTGAAGCGGCAGACCAAGGACAAGACGACGCAGGACGGAGGAGGAAGCACAGCTGGAGGTCTGTGCGCAACGACGCACCGCTCCTCCTCCGTGTCCCCGGTGCTCTCCAAGAACGGTAAAAGCTGTCGGGATGAGTCCAGCCATACCGGAAACAGACAGGTAGAGGTGCTGAACGGGAACCCCcctcaacagcagcagcagcagcagcagcagcagcagcagcagcagcacgggAACCCTCTGTCCTCTGCAGAGGAGCTGGAAGAGCTGTCCCAGACTCCGCCGCTCGGCCTTCACGCACAGATCAACATG
- the nkx2.2b gene encoding NK2 homeobox 2b: MSFGTKTGFSVRDILNLPDRTGRYGSGTEEAEEEEPEEEPVEMPRMETGQKLGFSSRWSRGSGNLHVSLHGFSLETRTEPKSPDLSTDESPDVERHAASGGASQKGRGRKRRVLFSKAQTFELERRFRQQRYLSAPEREHLAGLIHLTPNQVKIWFQNHRYKMKRAEHLEPLLPPRRVSIPLLVRDGKPCERISDLQMKPWISDLEVTLRSGLSLPLCAYSPLLHPGYGAEHPGVQQLAHMYHWSW; encoded by the exons ATGTCTTTTGGCACAAAAACTGGTTTCTCCGTGCGGGATATCCTGAATCTGCCGGACCGAACCGGGAGATACGGATCTGGTAccgaggaggcagaggaggaggaaccgGAGGAGGAACCGGTGGAGATGCCCAGGATGGAAACCGGGCAGAAATTAGGATTTAGCAGCAGGTGGAGCCGAGGATCCGGTAACCTGCACGTCTCAT TGCACGGTTTTTCCTTAGAGACCCGAACCGAGCCTAAATCCCCGGATCTCTCCACGGACGAGTCCCCGGACGTGGAGCGGCATGCAGCGAGCGGCGGCGCGTCTCAGAAGGGTCGCGGCAGGAAGCGGCGCGTTCTCTTCTCCAAAGCGCAGACCTTCGAGCTGGAGCGGCGCTTCCGGCAGCAGCGCTACCTGTCCGCGCCGGAGAGAGAGCACCTGGCCGGGCTGATCCACCTCACCCCTAACCAG GTGAAGATCTGGTTCCAGAACCACCGCTACAAGATGAAGCGCGCGGAGCACCTGGAGCCTCTGCTGCCGCCTCGCCGCGTCTCCATCCCGCTGCTGGTGCGGGACGGGAAGCCCTGTGAGCGGATCTCAGACCTGCAGATGAAGCCCTGGATCTCAGACCTGGAGGTGACGCTCCGGTCCGGCCTCAGCCTGCCTCTTTGCGCCTATTCCCCTCTGCTGCACCCCGGGTACGGTGCCGAGCACCCCGGGGTGCAGCAGCTGGCGCACATGTACCACTGGAGCTGGTGA